The genomic interval AGGCGCAGTCGCTTGCCATGTCGGCGACGATTTTCCACTGGGCGCTTCATCCCTGGGCGATCTACGCCATCGTCGCGCTGGCGCTCGCGCTGTTTTCCTACAATAAGGGCCTGCCGCTCGCCATGCGCTCGGTGTTCTATCCGATTTTCGGCGAACGCGTCTGGGGCTGGACGGGCCACATCATCGACGTGCTGGCGGTGCTTGCAACCTTGTTCGGGCTTGCGACATCGCTCGGCATCGGCGCGGAACAGGCCAATGCGGGCCTCAACCACATTTTCGGCCTGCCGGTGAGCGAGGTCTCCAAGGTGGTGCTGATCGTCTTCATCACCGGCATCGCGCTTACCTCGGTGGTCGCGGGCATGGATGCCGGCGTCCAGCGGCTTTCGAAGATCAACATGGCGCTTGCGGCCCTGCTGCTGCTGTTTGTGATCGTCGTCGGACCCACGCTTGCCATTCTCGGCGGCATATTCACCAATTTCGTCGATTATGCCCGTTACCTGCCGGAGCTTGCCAACCCGTTCGGTCGCTCCGACAAGAACTTCCTGGATGGCTGGACCTCGTTCTACTGGGCCTGGTGGATCTCCTGGTCGCCCTTCGTCGGCATGTTCATCGCCCGCGTTTCGCGCGGCCGCACGGTGCGTGAGTTCATCACCTGCGTGCTGGTCATTCCGTCGGTGGTCTCGATCGTATGGATGACGGTGTTCGGCGATACCGCGATCCGCGAAATCATCGTCAACAATTATGAGGCGCTGGCCGACGCGCCGCTCGATCTGAAGCTGTTCATCATGCTGGAGGCGCTGCCGCTGGCGACGATCACATCGGTCATCGGCATCGTCCTCGTCATCGTGTTCTTCGTGACCTCGTCGGACTCCGGCTCGATCGTGATCGACACGATCACCGCCGGCGGCAAGGTCGATGCGCCGGTGCCGCAGCGTGTGTTCTGGGCAAGCTTCGAGGGTCTTGTGGCGATCGCGCTGTTGCTCGGCGGCGGCCTCACGGCGCTGCAGGCGATGGCGGTATCAACGGGCTTCCCGTTCACCTTCGTCCTGTTGCTGGCCTGCTTTGCGATCATCAAGGGGCTCAGAAGCGAGCCGCGGTAAACGCGCCGCTTCTTTCAAAGCGAAAAGTGGCGTTCCACGCGGACGCCGCTTTTCTGTGTCAGCGGGAGCTTCGCAATCAAGCCGTGCTTCGAGCGAAGACCGCGGATCGTCGCGCGCCGCTGCGGGAACCGGATACCGCTTTTCCCGAAGCGGATTTAATCGAAAACAATGGACGGCGCCGTGCGGGTGCGGGCGTTGAGCCCGTCCAGCACGGCCTTGGCGATCGACCGGTAGGCCGCCGCATGCGATCCGCCGGGATCGTCGACGACGACCGGCGTGCCGGCATCCGATTTTTCGCGGATGTCGATTGCAAGCGGCACCTCGCCCAGAAACGGCACGCCGATCTTGTCTGCCTCGTCTTTCGCGCCGCCATGGCCGAAAATATTGTGGGTCGCGCCGCAATCGGGGCAGATGAAGGTGCTCATGTTCTCCACGATCCCGAGCACGGGCACCGAGACCTTGTTGAACATGGCGATCGCCTTGCGGGCATCGATCAGCGCCAGGTCCTGCGGGGTCGAGACCACCACGCTGCCGGCGAGCGGCACCTGCTGGGCCATTGTGAGCTGGGCGTCACCCGTGCCCGGCGGCATGTCGACCACCAGCACGTCGAGTTCGCCCCAGGCAACCTCGCGCAGCATCTGCATCAGCGCCGACTGCACCATCGGCCCGCGCCAGATCACGGCGGTGCCCTCATCGACCAGGAAGCCGATCGACATCACCTTCAGGCCGAATTTTTCCATCGGCATGATGGTGCGCCCCGGGCCCTGCATCGGCCGGCCGGACAGGCCGAACAGCCTTGGTATCGACGGCCCGTAAATATCGGCGTCGAGCAGGCCGACCTTCAACCCTTCGGCGGCAAGGCCAAGCGCCAGATTGACGGAGGTCGTGGATTTGCCGACGCCGCCCTTGCCGGAAGCGACCGCGATGATCGAGCCGATGCCGGGAATATCCGGCTTGGCGGCCTGTTCCGGTTTTTTCGGCGGCTCGGTCGAGCGAGGTTTCTGATCGCTGGCCGGTTTGTCTGCGGTCAGCGTCACGAAGGCCTGTCTTGCGCCGGGGATGGCTTCGGCCGCCTTGGCCGCGGCCTGCCGCACCGGCTCGAAGGCTTTTGCGTCTCCGCCCGGCACGGTCAGCGAGAAATAGATCTTTCCGTCGGTCACGAAAATGTCGGAGACAAGCCCGCTGAAGGCAAGCGGTTTGCCATCGGGAAGGTTGACGGCTTCGAGGCTTCTGAGAACCTGCTGGCTGGTGATTTCGGTCATGAGACGGATTCCCGGGTTTTCCGGCAGCGCCGGAATTGCGTACGCCCTAGATAGTGGGAAATGCCGCACGCGCCAATGGCAAAGCCGGAATCCGATCCTGCGATAGGATGGTTTTTCGGCAAGGGGCCGACAACCGGAGTGGCCAGACAAAGCGCGGCGGCAAGTCTCGCGACAGAACAAAGCGGGGGATGGTCCAAGCAAAACGATAGAAACGCCGGCGCGTGTGAAGGAACCCGAAGGTTCACGGCGCCGGCGTTTCTATTATCTTAAGTCCGCGCTCTTGGGCGCGTATTTGTTTTCATCCCCTCTGGAACTGTCGAGAAGATGGACTATTCGGTTTGCCTTTGCAAGCAGCTTTTTTACGGCTGGAACAATGATTTAGACTCAATGTAGTGGGAGAAGGGCCTCCGTTCGATTTGCTGCACTGCACAAATTATTGACTCCGCTTATTTTTTAAGCCTCTGCCGCGATTTCGCCGGCTTCAGCCGCAGTCTTGAAAAAAATGCGAATCGAAGTGCCGGCGGGGGACTTCCATCCTGGCATATGGTCAAACTGAGCGCTTGATTGATTGCCGGGCCTTGTCTTTCCGCTGAAAAAGTCTTTCCTCTGGAAAGGTCGGGAATTTCCGTGGTAGGCGCGGCGGCAACACAAAAAGAAATGAGGGGCATCGGGAGAGACAATGATCACAGAGACCGTATTTGAGGGCAGGATCCTGGTGACGGACCGGATGTCGCTTGGCGAGGGGCCGGGCTATGACCGCGACACCGACATGATCTGGTGGTTCGACATCAATGCTAGCAAGCTGCATCTGCTGAACGCGTCCACCCGCGAGCGCCGGATCATTCAGCTTCCGGAAATGGCGAGCGCTCTGGCGGTGGTGGACGAGCACCGCCAGGTGATCTCCACCGAGACCGGGCTCTATTTCCGCGATACCTCCACCGGCGCGCTGTCGCTGCATGTGGCGATCGAGGCCGATAACGCCGTCACACGCTCCAACGATGCCCGGGTTCATGCCTCCGGTGCATTCTGGGTGTCGACCATGGGCAAGAACGCCGAAACGGGCGCCGGCGCGATTTACCATGTGCTGGAAGGCGTGGTGACCAAGCTGTTCGACAAGATCACCATCCCGAACGCGATTTGTTTTTCGCCGGACGGGGCGACCGGCTATTATGTCGATACCGATGTCAATCAGTTGATGTCGGTTCCGATCGCGCCGGAGACCGGCCTGCCGACGGGCCCGGCCAGCGTGTTCATCGATACCGCGCATATGGCCGGCGGCATGGACGGCGCGGTCTGCGATGGCGACGGCAATATCTGGAACGCCCGCTTTGGCGCGGGCGTCCTCGACCAGTTTGATCCGGCCGGCAAGCTCAAGGCGCGCTATCAGCTTCCCGCCCGCCAGCCGACCTGCCCGGCCTTTATCGGCCGTGACGGCGGCTGGATGATGGTGACGAGCGCCGCGCAGGACACGCGCGTCGAGGAGGAGCCCAATGCCGGCAATACATTCGCGCTTGTCACCGGCGCCAAGCCGCGCTTCGATCCGGCCTATCGCGCCGGCCGCTGAGAGAGGCCAAATCCCCGTGGTGCGGGGACGCGAATCTGTTATGAATGCGCCATGAGCATCAGACAGCTTTCCGAAACCGTCATCAACCAGATCGCCGCCGGCGAGGTCATCGAACGGCCGGCGAGCGCCGCCAAGGAACTGGTCGAAAACGCGCTCGATGCCGGGGCGACCCGGATCGAGATCGCGACCGCCGGTGGCGGCAAGGCGCTGCTTCGGGTCACCGACAACGGCTCGGGCATGAGCCGCGAGGATCTGGCGCTCGCGGTCAGGCGGCACTGCACCTCCAAGATCACCGCGGACCTCACCGATATCCGCACGCTCGGCTTTCGCGGTGAGGCGCTGCCCTCGATCGGCTCTGTCGCAAGGCTTTCGATTTCAAGCCGCACGCGCGAGGCGGGCGAGGGCTATCGCATCGCGCTGGAAGGCGGGCGTTCCGGCGAACCGGAGCCGGCCCCGGTCAATGCCGGCACGATCGTCGAGGTGCGCGACCTGTTTTTCGCGACGCCGGCCCGGCTGAAATTCCTGAAGACCGAGCGCGCCGAGACCGGTGCGATCACCGAGGTGGTCAAGCGCATGGCGCTCGCCTTCCCGGCAACGCGCTTCGTGTTGTCGGGCTCGGATCGTTCCACGCTGGAACTGCCGGCGACCGGCGACGACCGGCTGGCGCGCATCGCCCAGGTGCTCGGCCGCGATTTCAGGGCGAACGCGATCGAGATCGATGCCGCGCGCGAGGATGTGACGCTTTCCGGCTTTGCCGGCGTGCCGACCTTCAACCGCGGCAATTCCGGCCATCTCTACGCCTTCGTCAACGGCCGGCCGGTGCAGGACCGTCTGCTTCTCGGCGCGATCCGCGCGGCCTATGCCGAGACGGTGCCGAAGGGGCGTTATCCG from Martelella mediterranea DSM 17316 carries:
- a CDS encoding BCCT family transporter codes for the protein MSDTGIPEPEGETDIIDTDYEIGQDNITTSIGPFGLDIHNPVFLISGLAVVAFVLVTLAFQNQAEAVFNGMRDWLTSTFDWFFLLAGNVFVLLGIYLIFSPYGKIRLGGADAKPDYTYTGWFAMLFAAGMGIGLMFYGVSEPISHYTASVAENAGTPDSWAPLGGAAGDTVKAQSLAMSATIFHWALHPWAIYAIVALALALFSYNKGLPLAMRSVFYPIFGERVWGWTGHIIDVLAVLATLFGLATSLGIGAEQANAGLNHIFGLPVSEVSKVVLIVFITGIALTSVVAGMDAGVQRLSKINMALAALLLLFVIVVGPTLAILGGIFTNFVDYARYLPELANPFGRSDKNFLDGWTSFYWAWWISWSPFVGMFIARVSRGRTVREFITCVLVIPSVVSIVWMTVFGDTAIREIIVNNYEALADAPLDLKLFIMLEALPLATITSVIGIVLVIVFFVTSSDSGSIVIDTITAGGKVDAPVPQRVFWASFEGLVAIALLLGGGLTALQAMAVSTGFPFTFVLLLACFAIIKGLRSEPR
- the apbC gene encoding iron-sulfur cluster carrier protein ApbC — its product is MTEITSQQVLRSLEAVNLPDGKPLAFSGLVSDIFVTDGKIYFSLTVPGGDAKAFEPVRQAAAKAAEAIPGARQAFVTLTADKPASDQKPRSTEPPKKPEQAAKPDIPGIGSIIAVASGKGGVGKSTTSVNLALGLAAEGLKVGLLDADIYGPSIPRLFGLSGRPMQGPGRTIMPMEKFGLKVMSIGFLVDEGTAVIWRGPMVQSALMQMLREVAWGELDVLVVDMPPGTGDAQLTMAQQVPLAGSVVVSTPQDLALIDARKAIAMFNKVSVPVLGIVENMSTFICPDCGATHNIFGHGGAKDEADKIGVPFLGEVPLAIDIREKSDAGTPVVVDDPGGSHAAAYRSIAKAVLDGLNARTRTAPSIVFD
- a CDS encoding SMP-30/gluconolactonase/LRE family protein, producing MITETVFEGRILVTDRMSLGEGPGYDRDTDMIWWFDINASKLHLLNASTRERRIIQLPEMASALAVVDEHRQVISTETGLYFRDTSTGALSLHVAIEADNAVTRSNDARVHASGAFWVSTMGKNAETGAGAIYHVLEGVVTKLFDKITIPNAICFSPDGATGYYVDTDVNQLMSVPIAPETGLPTGPASVFIDTAHMAGGMDGAVCDGDGNIWNARFGAGVLDQFDPAGKLKARYQLPARQPTCPAFIGRDGGWMMVTSAAQDTRVEEEPNAGNTFALVTGAKPRFDPAYRAGR